A portion of the Cydia fagiglandana chromosome 7, ilCydFagi1.1, whole genome shotgun sequence genome contains these proteins:
- the LOC134666236 gene encoding zinc finger protein 510-like, giving the protein MCEWLSREEWCDVSLLCGGRAFGAHRAVLASVSCFLRRILLSCPIEDTPTLIVLPDFDLEALSAVLYYIYNGEVTMPRHIVDKFLDIVKAMQIFVDRQYLTKLSINIDIDYNVSKRIPNDTSVFVLRSEKDSSSLVNFRKSNQHTASRNTKDATDYKDCKQAFRNWNEHFKPVLGNLQSSHEDRQRDYFLRDSFMETYPRNRNVNGRAAGVPAIPNICYRSPTSLFLTNANVNGSFSPDTVNLLSDGASSHMPFNLRLTSKQQDNLTITELNRKLSNLSNLWTGPVSSSSTETLRNNSKHRSYLDLSILQKAHTAMPTFVAKNYLTKTDCMETKVEKSIPVNSQHKVAILNKALDSPWCPRLPNSYRPFRRKGPSLNGHFPNDSNNNVHVMPTILKDERLESPADLCHSGHFIPNTASSAEDSKYSDNNQQPPTRGRYACNECGKTFSQLRNFKYHMSVHRGTREFAASCAVCGKSFNDRGYLSSHMKIHRNRKEYKCSQCPKSFNQRVAYNMHVRIHTGVKPHVCPTCGKAFSRKMLLKQHQRTHSGERPYACPHCEKRFADRSNMTLHLRLHTGVKPFKCPMCPKSFTKKHHLKSHVNFHTGAKPYSCPRCSLAFTQSSNMRTHLKRCTAPEPTTGTSENST; this is encoded by the exons ATGTGCGAGTGGCTGTCGCGCGAGGAGTGGTGCGACGTGAGCTTGCTGTGCGGCGGCCGCGCGTTCGGCGCCCACCGCGCCGTGCTTGCTAGCGTCAGCTGCTTCCTCAGG CGGATCCTGCTTTCTTGTCCTATAGAAGACACACCGACGTTAATTGTCTTGCCCGACTTCGACCTAGAAGCCTTGTCGGCGGTCCTTTATTACATTTACAACGGCGAAGTGACGATGCCGAGACATATAGTCGATAAGTTTTTGGATATCGTGAAAGCCATGCAAATTTTCGTCGACCGGCAATATTTGACGAAACTCTCTATTAATATTGACATTGATTATAATGTAAGCAAACGAATACCTAACGATACAAGTGTATTTGTATTACGCTCCGAGAAAGATAGTTCGTCACTAGTAAATTTTAGGAAATCAAATCAGCATACGGCTTCACGCAATACAAAAGATGCTACAGATTATAAAGACTGTAAACAAGCGTTTCGGAATTGGaatgaacattttaagcccgtTTTGGGAAATCTGCAATCGTCGCATGAAGACCGACAAAGAGACTATTTTCTACGTGATTCATTTATGGAGACATATCCTCGAAACCGTAACGTTAACGGTCGGGCGGCGGGCGTGCCAGCAATACCAAACATATGCTATCGCTCACCGACATCTCTGTTCTTGACGAATGCAAATGTGAATGGATCTTTTAGCCCTGACACGGTGAATTTACTATCCGATGGTGCATCTAGTCATATGCCTTttaatttaagattaacaaGTAAACAACAGGATAACTTGACCATAACGGAGCTTAATAGAAAACTGTCTAATTTAAGTAACCTTTGGACGGGACCAGTATCGTCATCTTCTACGGAGACGTTGCGAAATAATTCTAAACATAGGTCGTATTTAGACCTTAGCATATTACAGAAAGCTCATACAGCTATGCCGACATTTGTTGCAAAAAATTATTTGACTAAGACAGACTGCATGGAGACAAAAGTTGAAAAAAGTATACCAGTTAACAGCCAGCATAAGGTGGCGATCTTAAATAAAGCCTTGGATAGTCCCTGGTGTCCTCGATTACCTAACAGCTACAGACCCTTTCGAAGAAAAGGACCCAGTTTGAATGGT CATTTTCCAAATGATAGTAATAACAACGTCCATGTCATGCCCACAATACTGAAGGATGAACGTTTGGAGAGTCCGGCTGATCTATGTCATAGTGGTCATTTCATACCGAATACAGCTTCATCTGCCGAAGATAGCAAATACTCGGATAATAATCAG CAACCGCCAACTCGCGGCCGCTACGCCTGCAATGAATGTGGCAAGACCTTCTCGCAGCTTCGGAACTTCAAGTACCACATGTCGGTGCACCGCGGTACCCGCGAGTTTGCCGCCTCCTGCGCCGTGTGCGGCAAGTCTTTCAACGACCGCGGCTATCTCAGTAGCCACATGAAGATACACAG AAACCGCAAGGAATACAAATGTTCGCAATGTCCGAAATCATTCAATCAACGAGTCGCCTACAACATGCATGTGCGAATACACACAG GAGTGAAACCTCACGTTTGCCCCACGTGTGGCAAGGCGTTTTCACGCAAGATGCTCCTGAAGCAGCATCAACGCACTCACTCCGGGGAGCGGCCCTACGCCTGCCCACACTGCGAGAAGCGCTTTGCTGATCGATCTAACATGACTTTGCATCTTCGGCTTCACACAG GCGTGAAGCCCTTCAAATGCCCAATGTGTCCCAAATCGTTCACAAAAAAGCATCATCTCAAGTCACACGTCAACTTTCACACCGGGGCTAAACCATATTCGTGTCCGCGGTGCAGTCTAGCCTTCACGCAGTCTTCAAACATGAGGACCCATTTGAAGAGGTGTACTGCCCCAGAACCCACTACTGGAACTTCGGAGAACTCTACATAA